One window of Pseudomonas sp. ML2-2023-3 genomic DNA carries:
- the tnpC gene encoding IS66 family transposase, which translates to MNLMPEDLPDDPILLKQMLLEALSRQQVTAEAYQTHIVDLKEQIKLLRDRLFGRKSEQTVEPNTPQLALFNEPESEPMPSIGDADEEVVAPTPRRGKRKPLSADLPRIEVIHELPEHELTCACGCRKHVISEEISEQLDIVPMQIRVIKHIRKVYGCRGCETSPVTADKPAQLIEKSMASPSVLAMLLTTKYVDGLPLHRFETVLSRHGIDIPRQTLARWVIQCSEHLQPLLNLMRDRLLESPVIHCDETRVQVLKEPDRDPTSQSWMWVQASGPPDRKVVLFDYTSSRAQDVPLRLLESYRGYVMTDDYAGYNALALQPGVERLACMAHARRKFVDAQKVQPKGKTGRADIALTMINKLYGIERELKDASDEQRFIVRQKKSLPILAQLKGWLEKTQPQVTPQSVLGKAVNYLASNWSRLERYVETGFLPIDNNAAERAIKPFVIGRKAWLFSDTPKGATASAQIYSLVETAKVNGQEPYTWLRHVLEQLPHAQSVADYEALLPWNCSPEIRR; encoded by the coding sequence ATGAATTTGATGCCCGAAGACCTCCCTGATGACCCTATTCTGCTCAAGCAAATGTTGCTTGAGGCACTCAGCCGTCAGCAGGTAACGGCTGAGGCATACCAGACTCATATCGTCGATCTAAAAGAACAGATCAAGTTGCTGCGCGACCGTTTATTCGGGCGTAAATCCGAGCAGACCGTTGAACCCAACACCCCACAACTCGCGTTATTCAACGAGCCCGAAAGCGAGCCGATGCCTTCAATCGGCGACGCTGACGAAGAAGTGGTTGCTCCGACCCCACGTCGTGGCAAACGCAAGCCACTGTCAGCTGATCTACCGCGCATCGAAGTCATCCACGAACTGCCCGAGCACGAACTGACCTGTGCCTGCGGTTGCCGCAAGCACGTGATCAGCGAAGAAATCAGCGAACAGCTGGATATCGTGCCGATGCAGATCCGGGTCATCAAACATATCCGCAAGGTTTACGGTTGCCGTGGCTGCGAAACGTCACCGGTCACCGCCGACAAGCCGGCTCAACTGATCGAAAAGAGCATGGCCAGTCCAAGCGTTCTGGCCATGCTGCTGACCACGAAGTACGTCGATGGCTTACCCCTGCATCGTTTCGAAACGGTTCTGAGCCGGCATGGTATCGATATCCCGCGTCAGACTCTCGCTCGCTGGGTTATCCAGTGCAGCGAGCACTTACAACCGTTGCTGAATTTGATGCGCGACCGGTTGCTGGAAAGCCCGGTCATCCACTGCGATGAAACCCGTGTTCAGGTACTGAAAGAACCGGATCGAGACCCTACCAGCCAATCCTGGATGTGGGTGCAGGCCAGCGGGCCGCCAGACCGAAAAGTCGTGCTGTTCGACTACACCTCCAGCCGTGCGCAGGACGTGCCGTTGCGTCTGCTGGAAAGTTATCGTGGTTACGTGATGACCGACGATTACGCGGGATATAACGCGTTGGCGTTGCAGCCGGGTGTGGAGCGGCTGGCGTGCATGGCCCATGCGCGGCGCAAGTTCGTCGACGCGCAAAAAGTGCAGCCCAAAGGCAAGACAGGTCGCGCCGATATTGCACTGACGATGATTAACAAGTTGTACGGCATCGAGCGTGAACTCAAGGACGCCAGTGATGAGCAGCGTTTTATTGTCCGTCAGAAAAAGAGCCTGCCGATCCTGGCCCAGTTGAAAGGCTGGCTGGAAAAAACGCAGCCTCAGGTCACCCCTCAAAGTGTTCTGGGCAAGGCAGTGAACTACCTGGCCAGCAACTGGAGCCGGCTGGAGCGCTACGTGGAAACCGGTTTTTTACCTATCGACAACAATGCGGCCGAAAGGGCGATAAAACCGTTCGTTATCGGTCGTAAGGCGTGGCTGTTCAGCGACACGCCCAAAGGCGCTACCGCCAGTGCTCAGATATACAGTCTGGTGGAGACCGCCAAGGTCAACGGCCAGGAGCCCTATACGTGGCTACGCCACGTACTGGAGCAGTTACCACATGCGCAGTCGGTGGCGGACTATGAAGCACTGCTGCCGTGGAACTGTTCGCCAGAGATACGACGTTAA
- a CDS encoding IS5 family transposase has translation MKQMSFADAEYAGKRKQTRRERFLIEMDQVVPWKGLIALIEPHYPKGDGGRPAYPLMAMLRVHLMQNWFGYSDPAMEEALYETTILRQFSGLHLDRIPDETTILNFRRLLEKHELAGGILQVINGYLGDRGLMLRQGTVVDATIIHAPSSTKNKDGKRDPEMHQTKKGNQYFFGMKAHIGVDAESGLVHSLVGTAANVADVTQVDQLLHGEESYVSGDAGYTGVDKRPEHQNRKMIWSIAARPSSYKKHGKQSLIGSLRRKIEYAKAQVRAKVEHPFRVIKRQFGYTKVRFRGLMKNTAQQATLFALSNLWMMRKRLLAAGEVRL, from the coding sequence ATGAAACAGATGTCCTTCGCCGATGCCGAGTACGCCGGCAAACGTAAGCAGACCCGCCGCGAGCGTTTCCTGATCGAGATGGATCAGGTCGTGCCCTGGAAGGGTTTGATTGCCTTGATCGAGCCGCATTATCCGAAGGGCGACGGTGGTCGTCCGGCGTATCCGTTGATGGCCATGCTGCGGGTTCATCTGATGCAGAACTGGTTCGGCTACAGCGATCCGGCGATGGAAGAAGCACTTTACGAGACGACGATTTTGCGCCAGTTTTCGGGGCTGCATCTGGATCGGATTCCTGACGAAACCACGATCCTTAACTTCCGACGTCTGTTGGAAAAACATGAGCTGGCCGGCGGGATTTTGCAGGTCATCAACGGCTATCTGGGCGACCGTGGTTTGATGCTGCGCCAAGGTACGGTGGTCGATGCGACGATCATTCATGCGCCAAGTTCGACCAAGAACAAGGACGGTAAGCGCGATCCCGAAATGCACCAGACGAAGAAAGGAAATCAGTATTTCTTCGGGATGAAAGCGCATATCGGCGTTGATGCCGAATCCGGCTTAGTGCATAGCCTGGTGGGCACGGCGGCCAATGTGGCGGACGTGACGCAGGTCGATCAGTTGCTGCATGGCGAGGAGTCTTACGTGTCTGGCGATGCCGGTTACACCGGCGTGGACAAGCGTCCTGAGCATCAGAATCGCAAGATGATCTGGTCGATTGCGGCGCGGCCCAGCAGCTACAAAAAGCACGGAAAACAGAGTTTGATCGGTAGTCTGCGGCGCAAGATCGAATACGCCAAGGCCCAAGTACGCGCCAAGGTTGAACATCCGTTTCGGGTCATCAAGCGTCAGTTTGGCTATACGAAAGTGCGCTTTCGCGGCCTGATGAAAAACACCGCGCAACAGGCCACGCTATTTGCCCTGTCGAACCTGTGGATGATGCGAAAACGGCTGCTGGCTGCGGGAGAGGTGCGCCTGTAA
- a CDS encoding P-loop NTPase, protein MDDKNPPLVIAIASGKGGTGKSTLSISLAMALADLGRRVAVLDANFELPSIATLLNISPTYTITDLIEGRQSIREVICNGPQGINLILGSSLPKPTRKLSSAHHYGIVNAFDTISKELDILIVDTAPGINSASLNFIRASQEVLIVTTSEPTSIASANTLINILHKSYNLQKFRIIINRVFDTYEGPKAFKTLEKLNFNNIEIFLSYAGHIHEHKSARIAASKGQAIYKMFPKETLKKTSISGEIHASHELNG, encoded by the coding sequence ATGGATGATAAAAACCCTCCACTGGTAATAGCAATCGCTAGTGGCAAAGGAGGCACAGGAAAAAGCACTTTATCAATAAGTCTAGCTATGGCACTGGCCGACCTAGGAAGAAGAGTTGCAGTACTAGATGCAAACTTTGAACTTCCAAGCATTGCAACACTTTTGAATATTTCTCCGACCTACACCATCACAGACTTAATCGAGGGGCGCCAATCAATTCGAGAAGTGATTTGTAATGGTCCACAAGGGATAAATCTAATTCTCGGCAGCAGCCTACCTAAACCAACGAGAAAATTATCGTCTGCTCATCACTACGGTATAGTTAACGCTTTTGATACCATTTCGAAAGAGTTAGATATCCTTATCGTTGACACCGCGCCAGGAATCAACAGCGCATCTCTCAACTTTATACGAGCATCACAAGAAGTGTTGATAGTCACCACCAGCGAACCGACATCCATCGCTAGTGCAAACACGCTCATAAATATCTTACACAAAAGTTACAACTTGCAAAAATTTAGAATTATTATAAATCGAGTCTTTGACACCTACGAAGGGCCTAAGGCGTTTAAAACCCTCGAAAAATTAAACTTTAACAATATCGAAATATTTTTAAGCTACGCTGGACATATTCACGAGCATAAGTCCGCAAGAATTGCAGCCAGCAAAGGTCAAGCCATATATAAAATGTTTCCTAAGGAAACTCTGAAAAAGACTTCCATCTCTGGTGAAATACACGCCTCACACGAACTGAACGGCTGA
- a CDS encoding IS630 family transposase, which translates to MPRPIAPFALQPADVLTLQGWLRMSTLEQSLAQRARILLLLNEGVTPIAICGQLLITTPTVFKWRKRYLASGIDGLNDLPRSGQPLKLGAEKVKEILTLTTHRVPKEATHWSVRLMAKYARVTTWQVRQIWAASDLKPHRLKTFKISNDPHFAEKVIDVVGLYLSPPDNAMVLSVDEKTQIQALDRTQPMLQLRPGQIERRTHDYKRHGTASLYAAFDIMTGEVMGRITQRHRAKEFLDFLRQIDKNTPAELDLHVILDNSSTHKTPAIKAWLEKHPRFKLHFTPTSASWLNAVEGWFSQLERRALYRGVFTSVTDLKVAIRQFITAHNEHSAKPFKWTKTAAAIISSVHMAKLSVMKNKLMN; encoded by the coding sequence ATGCCTCGTCCAATTGCTCCCTTTGCACTGCAGCCCGCCGACGTTCTTACGCTTCAAGGTTGGCTGCGCATGAGTACGCTGGAGCAGAGCCTTGCTCAGCGGGCGCGGATACTGCTTTTGCTCAATGAAGGGGTGACGCCCATTGCCATCTGTGGGCAATTACTGATCACGACACCGACCGTGTTCAAGTGGCGAAAGCGTTATCTGGCGTCGGGCATCGACGGCCTGAACGACCTGCCGCGTAGCGGTCAGCCTTTGAAGCTGGGTGCTGAGAAAGTCAAAGAAATCCTGACCCTGACAACGCACCGGGTTCCCAAGGAAGCAACGCACTGGAGCGTCCGGTTGATGGCCAAGTACGCTCGCGTTACCACCTGGCAAGTCCGGCAGATATGGGCTGCGTCGGATCTCAAGCCGCACCGACTGAAGACATTCAAGATCAGCAACGATCCGCACTTCGCTGAGAAGGTCATCGATGTGGTCGGGCTGTACCTGAGCCCTCCGGACAACGCCATGGTGCTGTCGGTTGACGAGAAAACTCAGATCCAGGCGTTGGATCGTACTCAGCCAATGCTGCAACTTCGGCCTGGGCAGATCGAGCGGCGAACCCATGATTACAAGCGCCATGGCACGGCGAGCTTGTACGCCGCGTTCGACATCATGACCGGTGAAGTAATGGGCCGGATTACCCAGCGGCACCGGGCCAAGGAGTTCCTGGATTTCCTCCGGCAGATTGATAAGAACACGCCTGCCGAGTTGGATCTCCATGTGATCCTGGATAACAGTTCGACCCACAAAACCCCAGCGATCAAGGCCTGGCTGGAAAAACATCCGCGCTTCAAGCTGCACTTCACGCCGACCAGTGCGTCCTGGCTAAACGCGGTGGAAGGCTGGTTTTCACAGCTGGAGAGACGCGCACTGTATCGAGGTGTCTTCACCAGTGTTACTGATCTGAAAGTCGCGATCCGCCAGTTCATTACTGCTCATAACGAGCATTCAGCCAAGCCGTTCAAGTGGACAAAGACCGCAGCGGCCATCATCAGCTCGGTACATATGGCAAAGCTGAGTGTGATGAAGAATAAGCTAATGAACTAA
- the dnaX gene encoding DNA polymerase III subunit gamma/tau: MSYQVLARKWRPRSFREMVGQTHVLKALINALDSQRLHHAYLFTGTRGVGKTTIARIIAKCLNCETGITSTPCGECSVCREIDEGRFVDLIEIDAASRTKVEDTRELLDNVQYAPSRGRFKVYLIDEVHMLSSHSFNALLKTLEEPPPYVKFILATTDPQKLPATILSRCLQFSLKNMTPERVVEHLTHVLSAENVPFEDDALWLLGRAADGSMRDAMSLTDQAIAFGEGKVLAGDVRAMLGTLDHGQVFDLLHALIEGDARALLEAVRHLAEQGPDWSGVLSEILNVFHRVAIAQALPDGVDNGHGDRDRVLALAKALPAEDVQFYYQMGLIGRRDLPLAPDPRGGFEMVMLRMLAFRPADTGNAPSQPLKPVGISQATVDSAQTLAAATPVAPVVIAPAVAPTPVVEVAEPVISPAAVEPPKAPAVPEKDLPWNEPSVPVIEVEAAPESVLDTVGEPPELPPMPLPTPGSVVPDAPQWSEESIPEPTPEQVDAALSGMDRDDEPPLDEDYIEPDMDSAAYSYLDELASEHAAEPSPEPEPLPAAMPATGLALEWLNMFPKLPVSGMTASIGANCTLIAVDGDDWLLHLDPAHSALFNLTQQRRLNEALNQYTQRTLKVTIELVKPEQETPAQAASRFRAERQRLAEESIYADPLIQQMIEQFGAAVREDTIQPVDVAQAQA; this comes from the coding sequence ATGAGTTATCAGGTTCTTGCACGTAAATGGCGTCCGCGCTCGTTCCGCGAAATGGTCGGCCAGACCCATGTGCTCAAGGCTCTGATCAATGCCCTGGACAGTCAGCGCCTGCACCATGCCTACCTGTTTACCGGTACCCGTGGCGTCGGCAAGACCACCATCGCGCGGATCATCGCCAAATGCCTGAACTGTGAAACAGGTATTACGTCGACTCCCTGCGGCGAGTGCTCGGTGTGTCGCGAAATCGATGAAGGGCGTTTTGTCGACCTGATCGAAATCGACGCCGCCAGCCGTACCAAGGTGGAGGACACCCGTGAACTGCTCGACAACGTGCAGTACGCACCAAGCCGTGGGCGCTTCAAGGTCTACCTGATCGACGAAGTGCACATGCTTTCCAGCCATTCGTTCAATGCGCTGCTCAAGACCCTTGAAGAACCGCCGCCCTACGTAAAATTCATTCTGGCGACCACTGATCCGCAAAAATTGCCGGCCACGATCCTGTCGCGCTGCCTGCAGTTTTCCCTGAAAAACATGACGCCCGAGCGTGTGGTTGAGCATTTGACCCACGTGCTCAGTGCTGAAAACGTGCCATTTGAAGACGACGCGCTGTGGCTGTTGGGTCGTGCAGCCGATGGTTCGATGCGCGATGCCATGAGCCTGACCGATCAGGCCATTGCATTTGGCGAAGGCAAGGTCCTGGCTGGCGATGTGCGCGCCATGCTCGGTACCCTCGACCACGGTCAGGTATTTGACTTGCTGCACGCCTTGATCGAAGGCGATGCCCGGGCGCTGCTTGAGGCTGTGCGTCATCTGGCCGAGCAGGGTCCGGACTGGAGTGGCGTGCTGTCCGAAATTCTTAACGTATTTCACCGGGTTGCCATTGCCCAGGCGTTACCCGATGGCGTCGACAATGGTCACGGCGACCGCGATCGCGTGCTGGCCCTGGCCAAGGCGCTGCCGGCCGAAGACGTCCAGTTTTATTACCAGATGGGCCTGATTGGCCGGCGTGATTTGCCGCTGGCGCCAGACCCGCGTGGTGGCTTTGAAATGGTCATGCTGCGAATGCTGGCCTTCCGCCCGGCAGATACCGGCAATGCGCCGAGTCAGCCGCTAAAGCCAGTGGGGATCAGCCAGGCCACAGTTGATTCCGCCCAAACCCTGGCGGCTGCAACACCTGTTGCGCCAGTAGTCATTGCGCCTGCTGTTGCGCCCACGCCGGTTGTCGAGGTTGCAGAGCCCGTGATCTCTCCTGCGGCTGTGGAGCCTCCCAAGGCGCCTGCCGTGCCAGAAAAGGACTTGCCCTGGAACGAGCCGTCAGTACCGGTGATCGAGGTCGAGGCTGCGCCTGAGTCGGTGCTGGACACCGTCGGTGAGCCGCCCGAGTTGCCGCCGATGCCCCTGCCTACGCCAGGCAGCGTTGTGCCGGATGCGCCGCAGTGGAGCGAGGAGTCCATCCCCGAGCCGACTCCGGAACAGGTTGATGCGGCACTGTCGGGTATGGATCGCGACGATGAGCCGCCGCTGGACGAAGACTATATCGAGCCGGACATGGATTCGGCGGCCTACAGCTACCTTGACGAACTGGCCAGCGAGCATGCGGCCGAGCCATCTCCGGAGCCCGAGCCGTTACCTGCGGCCATGCCTGCCACCGGGCTGGCCCTTGAATGGCTGAACATGTTCCCCAAATTACCGGTATCGGGCATGACCGCCAGCATTGGCGCCAATTGCACCTTGATCGCCGTTGACGGGGATGACTGGTTGTTGCATCTGGATCCGGCTCACAGTGCGCTGTTTAACTTGACCCAGCAGCGCCGACTCAACGAGGCGTTGAACCAGTACACTCAACGCACGCTCAAAGTGACTATCGAACTGGTCAAGCCGGAACAGGAAACCCCGGCCCAGGCTGCTTCGCGTTTTCGTGCAGAGCGTCAGCGACTGGCAGAGGAGTCGATCTATGCGGATCCGCTGATCCAGCAAATGATCGAACAGTTCGGTGCGGCAGTGAGGGAAGATACGATTCAACCTGTCGATGTTGCGCAGGCCCAGGCTTAG
- a CDS encoding YbaB/EbfC family nucleoid-associated protein, producing MMKGGMAGLMKQAQQMQEKMAKMQEELANAEVTGKAGGDMVTVVMTGRHDIKRVSIDPALLEGVSEDDREVLEDLFAAAVNDAVRKIEANSQDKMSGVTAGMQLPPGMKLPF from the coding sequence ATGATGAAAGGTGGCATGGCCGGCCTGATGAAGCAGGCGCAGCAGATGCAGGAAAAAATGGCCAAGATGCAGGAAGAACTGGCCAATGCAGAAGTCACCGGCAAGGCCGGCGGCGATATGGTGACTGTGGTCATGACCGGTCGTCACGACATCAAGCGTGTCAGCATTGATCCGGCCCTGCTTGAAGGCGTCAGCGAAGACGACCGTGAAGTGCTGGAGGATCTGTTCGCCGCTGCGGTCAACGACGCCGTGCGCAAGATCGAAGCCAACAGCCAGGACAAAATGTCTGGCGTGACCGCTGGCATGCAACTGCCGCCGGGCATGAAGCTGCCGTTCTAA
- the recR gene encoding recombination mediator RecR, whose product MSFSPLIRQLIDALRTLPGVGQKTAQRMALQLLERDRSGGSRLALALTQAMEGVGHCRLCRTLTEDDLCPQCADVRRDDTLLCVVEGPMDVYAVEQTGYRGRYFVLKGHLSPLDGLGPEAIGIPQLMTRIAEQGTFAEVILATNPTVEGEATAHYIAQLLSNKGLIASRIAHGVPLGGELELVDGGTLAHSFSGRRPITL is encoded by the coding sequence ATGAGCTTCAGCCCCCTGATTCGCCAACTGATCGATGCCTTGCGTACCTTGCCGGGTGTAGGTCAAAAGACCGCGCAGCGCATGGCTCTGCAATTGCTTGAGCGTGATCGCAGCGGCGGCTCGCGTCTGGCGCTGGCCTTGACCCAGGCGATGGAAGGCGTGGGGCATTGCCGTCTGTGCAGAACCCTCACCGAAGACGATCTGTGCCCCCAGTGTGCCGACGTGCGCCGTGATGACACCTTGCTGTGTGTGGTCGAGGGCCCGATGGACGTGTATGCCGTGGAGCAGACCGGCTATCGCGGACGTTACTTCGTGCTCAAGGGCCACTTGTCACCGCTGGATGGCCTGGGGCCAGAGGCCATTGGCATTCCGCAATTAATGACCCGCATTGCTGAGCAGGGCACCTTTGCAGAAGTGATCCTGGCGACCAATCCCACGGTCGAAGGCGAAGCTACTGCACATTACATTGCTCAACTGCTCAGCAATAAAGGCCTGATCGCTTCGCGTATCGCTCATGGTGTGCCGTTGGGAGGCGAGCTTGAGCTGGTCGATGGCGGCACCCTGGCTCATTCGTTCTCGGGGCGTCGACCGATTACGCTCTGA
- a CDS encoding adenine phosphoribosyltransferase, translated as MVFDDFCLKSLIRPVIDFPKPGVIFRDITPLYQSPRAMREIADRFIERYVEADFSHIGAMDARGFLIGSVLAHQLNKPLILFRKQGKLPADVLAEGYQTEYGEAFLEVHADSLCEGDSLLIVDDLIATGGTLIAAANLVRRMGAQVFEAAAIIDLPELGGSQRLQDLGIPTFCLTEFSLTE; from the coding sequence ATGGTCTTCGACGACTTTTGCCTCAAATCCCTGATCCGCCCGGTAATTGATTTCCCCAAACCGGGCGTCATCTTTCGTGACATCACCCCGCTCTACCAATCGCCCCGCGCCATGCGCGAAATCGCCGACCGCTTTATCGAGCGCTACGTCGAGGCTGACTTCAGCCACATCGGCGCCATGGATGCCCGCGGCTTTCTGATTGGCTCGGTACTGGCTCACCAGCTCAACAAACCGCTGATCCTGTTTCGCAAACAAGGCAAATTGCCCGCTGACGTATTGGCCGAAGGCTATCAGACGGAATATGGCGAAGCGTTTCTGGAGGTTCACGCCGACAGCTTGTGCGAAGGCGACTCGTTGCTGATCGTCGATGACTTGATCGCCACTGGCGGCACCCTGATCGCCGCGGCCAACCTGGTTCGCCGCATGGGCGCCCAGGTATTCGAAGCGGCAGCGATCATTGACCTGCCTGAGCTGGGTGGCTCGCAGCGCCTGCAGGATCTGGGTATACCGACATTCTGCCTGACCGAATTTTCGTTGACCGAGTAA
- the fnr gene encoding fumarate/nitrate reduction transcriptional regulator Fnr — translation MPEPVKVRAHNQAHCKDCSLAPLCLPLSLDLEDMDALEEIVKRGRPLKKGEFLFRQGDTFGSVYAVRSGALKTFSLSDNGEEQITGFHLPSELVGLSGMDTETYPVSAQALETTPVCEIPFERLDELSVQLPQLRRQLMRVMSREIRDDQQMMLLLSKKTADERIATFLVNLSARFRARGFSANQYRLSMSRNEIGNYLGLAVETVSRVFTRLQENQLITAEGKEVHILDPIKLCALAGGSLEV, via the coding sequence ATGCCCGAGCCAGTAAAAGTGCGCGCTCATAACCAGGCCCACTGCAAGGACTGCAGCCTGGCACCTCTCTGCCTGCCACTTTCGTTGGACCTGGAAGACATGGACGCGCTGGAAGAAATCGTCAAGCGCGGGCGTCCACTGAAAAAAGGCGAGTTTTTGTTTCGCCAAGGCGACACGTTTGGCTCGGTCTACGCCGTCCGTTCTGGCGCATTGAAAACATTCAGCCTGAGCGACAACGGTGAGGAGCAAATTACCGGCTTCCACCTGCCAAGCGAACTGGTCGGCCTTTCCGGGATGGACACGGAAACCTACCCTGTATCGGCTCAAGCGCTGGAAACCACTCCCGTGTGCGAAATCCCGTTCGAGCGCCTGGACGAACTTTCCGTGCAACTGCCCCAGCTTCGCCGCCAGCTGATGCGTGTGATGAGCCGCGAAATTCGCGACGATCAGCAAATGATGCTGTTGCTGTCGAAAAAGACGGCCGACGAACGTATCGCCACCTTTCTGGTCAACCTGTCAGCCCGCTTCCGCGCCCGTGGTTTCTCGGCCAATCAATACCGCCTGAGCATGTCGCGCAACGAAATCGGCAACTACCTGGGCCTGGCTGTAGAGACCGTGTCCCGCGTATTCACACGCCTGCAGGAAAATCAGCTGATCACGGCCGAAGGTAAAGAAGTGCATATCCTTGATCCGATCAAGTTGTGCGCCCTGGCGGGTGGTTCACTGGAAGTCTAA
- the hemN gene encoding oxygen-independent coproporphyrinogen III oxidase, with translation MLDAIRWDPDLIRRYDLAGPRYTSYPTAMQFNNQVSPFDLLHALRESRKALRPLSLYVHVPFCANICYYCACNKVITKDRGRAQPYLQRLEQEIQMIACHLDPKQKVEQLHFGGGTPTFLSHDELRHLMATLRQHFNLLDDDSGDYGIEIDPREADWSTMGLLRELGFNRVSIGLQDLDPDVQRAVNRLQSLEETRAVIDAARTLQFRSINIDLIYGLPKQTPEAFARTVDEVISLQPDRLSVFNYAHLPERFMPQRRINTNDLPSPAAKLQMLERTIEQLTGAGYRYIGMDHFALPDDELAIAQEESTLQRNFQGYTTHGHCDLIGLGVSAISQIGDLYCQNDSDLASYQHTLASDQLATHRGLLCNQDDRIRRAVIQQIICNLHLPFADIEQAFNIDFRGYFAPQWPTLKTMAADGLIALNERQLTVLPAGRLLVRSVCMVFDAYLEQQTRQRYSRVI, from the coding sequence ATGCTCGACGCCATTCGTTGGGACCCAGATTTGATCCGCCGCTACGATCTAGCGGGTCCGCGCTACACCTCGTATCCGACAGCGATGCAGTTCAACAATCAGGTCAGCCCGTTCGACCTGCTGCACGCCCTGCGCGAAAGCCGCAAGGCACTGCGCCCGCTGTCGCTGTATGTACACGTGCCGTTCTGCGCCAACATTTGCTATTACTGCGCCTGCAACAAGGTCATCACCAAAGACCGTGGCCGGGCACAGCCCTACCTGCAAAGGCTTGAGCAAGAAATCCAGATGATTGCCTGTCACCTCGACCCAAAACAAAAGGTCGAGCAACTGCACTTTGGTGGCGGCACGCCTACTTTCCTCAGTCACGACGAATTACGCCATTTGATGGCCACGCTGCGTCAGCACTTCAATCTGCTGGACGACGACTCAGGTGATTACGGCATTGAAATCGACCCGCGGGAAGCCGACTGGTCGACCATGGGCCTGTTGCGTGAACTGGGCTTCAACCGGGTCAGTATCGGCCTGCAAGACCTCGATCCAGACGTACAGCGTGCCGTCAATCGCCTGCAAAGCCTGGAAGAAACACGGGCAGTGATCGATGCAGCACGCACCCTGCAGTTTCGCTCGATCAATATCGACCTGATCTACGGTTTGCCCAAGCAAACCCCCGAGGCCTTTGCGCGAACCGTTGACGAAGTGATCAGCTTGCAGCCGGATCGCCTGTCAGTGTTCAACTATGCCCACTTGCCTGAACGTTTCATGCCTCAGCGCCGGATCAATACTAACGACCTGCCCTCGCCTGCCGCGAAACTGCAGATGCTGGAGCGCACCATCGAGCAACTGACGGGCGCCGGATATCGCTACATCGGCATGGATCACTTCGCGCTGCCGGACGATGAACTGGCAATTGCCCAGGAAGAGTCAACTCTGCAGCGCAACTTTCAGGGCTACACCACCCACGGTCATTGCGACCTGATCGGGCTTGGCGTCTCGGCCATCAGCCAGATTGGTGATCTTTATTGCCAGAACGACAGCGACCTGGCGAGCTATCAGCACACCCTGGCCAGCGACCAGCTCGCCACCCACCGTGGCCTGCTGTGCAATCAGGACGATCGCATCCGCCGGGCAGTCATCCAGCAGATCATCTGCAATTTGCACCTGCCATTCGCAGACATCGAGCAGGCGTTCAATATCGACTTCCGTGGATATTTCGCACCTCAATGGCCGACGCTCAAAACCATGGCGGCTGACGGGCTGATTGCTCTGAACGAGCGGCAATTGACCGTATTGCCTGCCGGACGGTTACTGGTGCGCTCAGTGTGCATGGTGTTCGATGCCTACCTGGAACAGCAAACCCGCCAGCGATATTCGCGGGTGATTTAA